The genome window TAGTATTCTCAATTAATATTTTATTTGCAGCAAATATTTCAGTTTTGAATTCAGAATGTTGCTATGTCTCTTGAATAGAGCTTGACTTATTTCCTCGTATGGCCCTCACATTTTTTATAATCTTGAATTTTCACAGAAAGTGCAAAATGAATTGCTTGCTCAGTATGCAACCCCGCTGTTGGAGAAGGAGCATTCTGGATGTTCTGCTTTGCTTCGTGATGATAAGGTTGTATTGAAAACCTTAACATCATCATCTAATGAATGCATGACTTCCTAACAGTGTTGAATATTCACTGCATCCCTCTATCACTTAAGGTTGAGGACCTTTCTAGGATGTACAGGCTCTTCTCCAAAATCAGCCGCGGTCTGGAGCCTATTTCTAACATGTTTAAAACGGTATTAATTTCCCTTGCAGGGTGCCTGAGTTCTCTTTTAGCTCATCCATTTCATTCCTTTGAACCATGATGTGCAGTTCTGATTGATTTTTTTTTTGTCTGCAGCATGTTACAAATGAGGGCACAGCCTTGGTCAAGCAAGCAGAAGATTCTGCTAGCAATAAGAAGGTGCAGTGTTTCTTTAGCTGTTAAATTATTTATGTTACCTTTATGAACTTTCTGATTCATATTTTATAGTTATATAGCAACATAAAAAACTCCACATTAATAGTTTGTAACAGCCTGCATCTTACCTCTACTGTCAGGTTGCTGAGTAGTTCCCATTTCCAGTCCTTTTTCTTTGTATTACCACTTTGTATGCTTGATATTCTGCTACCTAACTGTTTGATTTTTCTTGCTATATTTGATTAATTTTCTGACGTGTCTTCCCTAAATTATTTTTTTTATAATTCATCACTTTTACAGCCAGAAAAGAAGGATATAGTTGGCATGCAGGAGCAGGTGtgtatcttgattgcactctgctTTTGTTGTGTGTTATCTTACCTTACATTTACTCTTGTTTCTAGGTCTTTGTGTGGAAAATCATCGAGCTGCATGACAAATATGTAGCTTATGTGACAGAATGTTTCCAGGGACATACACTCTTCCATAAGGTCTTCAACTGAAACATCTCATTTTCATTTTGTTGTTGCCATAAAATTGCAAATGGTGTCCCATTCCCATATAATTCTTACCACAGGCACTTAAAGAAGCCTTTGAGGTCTTCTGTAACAAAGGTGTCTCTGGCAGTTCGAGTGCCGAGTTGTTGGCTACCTTCTGCGACAATATTCTGAAGAAAGGTTGCAGTGAAAAGCTCAGTGATGAAGCCATCGAAGATGCCCTTGAGAAGGTACTTTGTTTTTGCTGCTATTGATAAATTATGTGCCGGAGCTTTACATTTGATCGCGACTGGTTTTAGGTGGTGAGAATGCTTGCATACATCAGTGATAAAGACCTGTTTGCCGAGTTCTATAGGTGAGTGCTTGTTATCCTACATGGTATTATTAGTGTTTATgtaatttaaaaaatgtttttgTGTCAAGTGTGCAAGGAAATAATGCCCTTTGGAACTTGGTTATGTTTTTAATATGTGAACTGACTTACAGGAAGAAGCTTGCAAGAAGATTACTTTTTGACAAAAGTGCTAATGATGAGCATGAGAGAAGTATTCTGACAAAGCTCAAACAACAGTGTGGGGGACAGTTTACTTCAAAAATGGAGGGCATGGTTACTGACCTTACTGTCGCTAGAGATCATCAAACTAAGTTTGAGGAGTTTGTAGCTGGACATCCAGAGTTGAATCCTGGGATAGACTTAGCTGTTACTGTTTTGACAACGGGATTCTGGCCAAGCTACAAAACTTTTGACATAAACCTTCCTGCCGAGATGGTAAGTTAACCGTTCGATCACTTGAAGGGCTCCAACCACTGCACTTGAATCATGGACCATATTAGCTCATTTTAAAAAAAGCATGTTAGATCAATGTTTATTTTCTTGGAAATGACTTTATATATGTCTGCTTCTAGGTGAAATGTGTAGAGGTTTTCAAGGAGTTCTATCAAACAAGAACAAAGCACAGGAAGCTGACATGGATTTATTCCTTGGGAACCTGCAACATCAATGCTAAGTTTGATGCTAAACCTATTGAACTTATTGTTACAACATATCAGGTAGTCTTGGATCTTTTCTGTGTCACAATAAATGCTGCTATACTAACCTGTCTGACAGTTTTTGACAAACGACTTGTTTTGACAGGCTGCATTGCTACTACTGTTTAATGGATCTGACAGGCTTAGTTATTCTGAGATTGTAACACAATTAAACCTGTCAGATGATGATGTAGTGCGTTTGCTCCATTCTCTTTCTTGTGCGAAGTACAAGATCCTTAACAAGGAACCGGCTAGTAGATCCATCTCTCCCAATGATGTTTTTGAGTTCAATTCAAAGTTTACTGACAGAATGAGAAGAATCAAGGTATTTCCTGTT of Zea mays cultivar B73 chromosome 8, Zm-B73-REFERENCE-NAM-5.0, whole genome shotgun sequence contains these proteins:
- the LOC103635893 gene encoding cullin-1-like, producing MAGQERRTIDLEEGWAFMQKGITKLKNILEGKPEPQFSSEDYMMLYTTIYNMCTQKPPHDYSQQLYDKYRESFEEYITSMVLPSLREKHDEFMLRELVQRWSNHKVMVRWLSRFFHYLDRYFISRRSLTPLKEVGLTCFRELIYQEIKGQVKDAVIALIDKEREGEQIDRGLLKNVLDIFVEIGLGQMECYENDFEDFLLKDTTEYYSVKAQSWILEDSCPDYMIKAEECLKREKERVGHYLHISSEQKLLEKVQNELLAQYATPLLEKEHSGCSALLRDDKVEDLSRMYRLFSKISRGLEPISNMFKTHVTNEGTALVKQAEDSASNKKPEKKDIVGMQEQVFVWKIIELHDKYVAYVTECFQGHTLFHKALKEAFEVFCNKGVSGSSSAELLATFCDNILKKGCSEKLSDEAIEDALEKVVRMLAYISDKDLFAEFYRKKLARRLLFDKSANDEHERSILTKLKQQCGGQFTSKMEGMVTDLTVARDHQTKFEEFVAGHPELNPGIDLAVTVLTTGFWPSYKTFDINLPAEMVKCVEVFKEFYQTRTKHRKLTWIYSLGTCNINAKFDAKPIELIVTTYQAALLLLFNGSDRLSYSEIVTQLNLSDDDVVRLLHSLSCAKYKILNKEPASRSISPNDVFEFNSKFTDRMRRIKVPLPPVDEKKKVVEDVDKDRRYAIDASIVRIMKSRKVMGHQQLVAECVEQLSRMFKPDFKAIKKRIEDLITRDYLERDKDNANTYKYLA
- the LOC103635893 gene encoding cullin-1-like isoform X1 — its product is MQVLPSLREKHDEFMLRELVQRWSNHKVMVRWLSRFFHYLDRYFISRRSLTPLKEVGLTCFRELIYQEIKGQVKDAVIALIDKEREGEQIDRGLLKNVLDIFVEIGLGQMECYENDFEDFLLKDTTEYYSVKAQSWILEDSCPDYMIKAEECLKREKERVGHYLHISSEQKLLEKVQNELLAQYATPLLEKEHSGCSALLRDDKVEDLSRMYRLFSKISRGLEPISNMFKTHVTNEGTALVKQAEDSASNKKPEKKDIVGMQEQVFVWKIIELHDKYVAYVTECFQGHTLFHKALKEAFEVFCNKGVSGSSSAELLATFCDNILKKGCSEKLSDEAIEDALEKVVRMLAYISDKDLFAEFYRKKLARRLLFDKSANDEHERSILTKLKQQCGGQFTSKMEGMVTDLTVARDHQTKFEEFVAGHPELNPGIDLAVTVLTTGFWPSYKTFDINLPAEMVKCVEVFKEFYQTRTKHRKLTWIYSLGTCNINAKFDAKPIELIVTTYQAALLLLFNGSDRLSYSEIVTQLNLSDDDVVRLLHSLSCAKYKILNKEPASRSISPNDVFEFNSKFTDRMRRIKVPLPPVDEKKKVVEDVDKDRRYAIDASIVRIMKSRKVMGHQQLVAECVEQLSRMFKPDFKAIKKRIEDLITRDYLERDKDNANTYKYLA